One window of the Rhipicephalus microplus isolate Deutch F79 chromosome 2, USDA_Rmic, whole genome shotgun sequence genome contains the following:
- the LOC119170402 gene encoding phosphatidylinositol 4-phosphate 3-kinase C2 domain-containing subunit alpha-like isoform X1 encodes MADGGRDFPAPNLPPKAFSVNLGGSRSSAMFSLAEPPPLPPRRSVFFGKCNGAGDLSSVPPAPSSTSTWTSSDFLSFMHQPGKEGDAKTSIKSIEALFLEDASSRSTTLRHHSLTTSSVVSTQFASQLFPLATAGQLPGRVGSLVGTEMTHSNSAPNFNNLSSSCNPSPIHTASQGSSVVSRTEIERSMFSVLRKKQDNNLIDFGVDAELARKRETLRKAGDSLNDLLDLFDPLRENELVEMATPEDSPPMETPKGKAELVEAPPQIPPKHGGPAQTQPPSLPASRSSTVEKPVFTQSSTSKGLSVELGTLKVVRHEVCQGEEVEEFWAKAKQLRSEFTFYDHHTNAGLVISPTLKNKWGKSLSIKLEITNSFSERPFCFTCDVGTSVEHVISNTVCSLKDDLSDTALESYVLKVKGLAEYFTRDSALKDYEYVHQCCKFMKPVCLTLIEIQDLSKPWVRTSRDDSEFYEVKASSLLPQPSGQVSFDSVSILLETFHKEAKKVQLGASAGCLQPNGAIQAVKAICSTLSRIEILEILHAVEGLKHICSQMPEVNGFHDSYLKAEDSPNPAPTNCDRVAEVVFYSLLQLQSALRTLVEIYCRSFRVDFSLTMANKSQPQCEVRPVTTFHDTFLVNIGSVHQLKPHWVSDYEQFIITCELRYGLHIMCQGETRTVKASRNFFELVVFDEWIEMSVFMRNLPRETAIYFALFGVKPSAENRPPEAPASERVLLAWTGQALFNSRRELLQGSLFLGFWSPEVDENSGPPQSNDAFSCPVLRLQFPEFDCTVVFPEVPQDIITTCKATTYALDSVVIQELTDVLEKDPLTVPSPEEKRLFWEHRHYILEVPHLLPKVLLSAHSWSWPFLPDLYFLLTEWRPASPINALTLLLPLFPDYEVRKTAVNCIKNIGSDELCDHLPQLIQALRFETWEDAPITWFLLERSLTSVRVAHQMFWLLRQNLDNPLTVKRMKLVIQTLLVIVGKSFRDIIEKQEEHLNQLCIIAESIKETRESLRLDKLLQDMAQIHSMIEDSPSCLPLNPAMEVCGVDVKSCSYFTSNTLPLRIAYKSSEQGAKPIHVIYKVGDDLRQDMLTLQMIRIMDKFWLKEGLDLKIITFNCVATGKRKGMVEMVTEAETLRRIQTEHGLTGSFKDRPIAEWLQRHNTSELEYQQAVENFTLSCAGYCVATYILGICDRHNDNIMLKTSGHMFHIDFGKFLGDSQMFGNFRRDRAPFVLTSDMVYVINGGEKPSKKFQIFIDLCCEAFNIVRRNSNIFITLFELMVTSGVPGVTAEAVNFVQKSLLLGSSEGEATAHFTRLIEESLRSRFTQLNFFIHNIAQLRFTGDHNDGLLLSFVPRTFTKDSDGRIVSLTVVRYLKCHEPEKHYTYVVRVGRECQAEPMHVVRTYPEFLELYQKLVRMFPLAKFYPLPKGSLVGRSNTREVAQRRMQELGVFLTSLTKMAEEVSHCSLVYTFFHPLLRDQEGMAEDENECDNLRQISQRVNLSKGIVGRIKLSIVYKANALSIMVMHAENLACMRKSLPDCYIKAYLHPDPEKVTKRKTKVVFKNNHPTFMEMLEYNYPHAFIAERVLEVSAWDHDRVQENEFLGAAIIDLSRMDLTRESTHWYHLNAVRYKFR; translated from the exons ATGGCTGACGGGGGCAGAGACTTTCCTGCGCCGAACCTCCCACCGAAGGCGTTCTCCGTCAATCTCGGAGGGTCGAGGTCGTCGGCAATGTTTTCGCTTGCTG AACCACCTCCCTTGCCGCCACGTCGAAGCGTCTTCTTTGGTAAATGCAACGGGGCTGGTGACCTGTCATCTGTCCCACCAGCTCCTTCTTCCACATCAACTTGGACAAGTTCAGATTTTCTAAGTTTTATGCACCAACCAGGCAAAGAAGGAGATGCAAAAACCAGCATCAAGTCAATAGAAGCCCTTTTTCTTGAGGATGCGAGTTCTAGGAGCACCACACTTCGGCATCATTCGTTGACAACTAGTTCAGTCGTGTCCACACAATTTGCCTCTCAGCTATTCCCACTTGCAACTGCTGGTCAGCTGCCAGGCCGTGTTGGTTCGCTAGTGGGTACAGAGATGACTCACAGTAACTCTGCACCAAACTTCAACAATCTGTCTTCCAGCTGTAACCCCTCACCTATCCACACAGCAAGTCAAGGCTCATCAGTGGTTTCACGGACTGAAATTGAAAGGAGTATGTTCAGTGTGCTTCGAAAGAAACAAGACAACAACCTCATTGACTTCGGTGTAGACGCAGAGCTGGCGAGAAAACGGGAAACACTTAGGAAAGCCGGGGACTCGCTGAATGATCTACTTGACCTGTTTGATCCTCTAAGAGAGAACGAACTTGTTGAAATGGCAACTCCTGAAGATTCGCCGCCAATGGAGACTCCAAAGGGAAAGGCGGAACTGGTTGAGGCACCACCCCAGATCCCTCCCAAACATGGAGGACCTGCACAAACACAGCCGCCATCACTGCCAGCAAGTAGGAGTTCAACTGTTGAAAAGCCAGTTTTCACACAGAGCTCTACAAGCAAAGGGCTAAGCGTGGAACTTGGCACTTTAAAGGTAGTCCGTCATGAAGTGTGTCAAGGGGAAGAGGTCGAAGAATTCTGGGCTAAAGCTAAGCAGCTAAGATCAGAGTTCACATTTTATGATCACCATACCAATGCTGGTCTTGTCATCAGCCCAACATTGAAAAACAAGTGGGGGAAAAGCCTCAGCATAAAGTTGGAAATCACGaacagcttttcggaaaggccTTTCTGCTTTACATGTGATGTAGGAACCAGTGTGGAGCATGTAATTAGCAACACTGTGTGTTCCCTGAAGGATGATTTATCTGACACTGCACTGGAAAGTTACGTACTGAAAGTCAAAGGGCTTGCGGAATACTTTACACGTGACTCTGCATTGAAAGACTATGAATATGTTCACCAATGCTGCAAATTTATGAAGCCAGTTTGCCTGACCCTTATTGAAATCCAAGACCTCAGTAAACCATGGGTACGGACATCAAGAGATGACAGTGAATTTTATGAAGTCAAAGCATCAAGCCTGCTTCCTCAGCCATCAGGACAAGTTTCTTTTGATTCAGTGTCTATATTACTTGAAACCTTCCACAAAGAGGCTAAGAAGGTGCAGCTGGGAGCCTCTGCAGGTTGCTTGCAGCCAAATGGAGCTATTCAAGCCGTAAAGGCCATTTGTTCTACACTTTCAAGGATCGAAATATTGGAAATCCTGCATGCTGTGGAAGGGTTAAAGCACATTTGCAGTCAAATGCCTGAGGTGAACGGGTTTCATGACAGCTATCTCAAGGCAGAAGACTCGCCAAATCCAGCACCCACGAATTGTGACCGTGTTGCAGAAGTTGTGTTCTATTCATTGCTGCAGCTGCAGTCTGCATTGCGTACACTTGTTGAAATCTACTGCCGAAGCTTTCGTGTTGACTTTTCGTTAACTATGGCTAATAAAAGCCAACCACAATGTGAAGTGCGGCCAGTCACAACATTTCATGACACCTTTCTTGTAAACATTGGCAGCGTACATCAGCTGAAACCACACTGGGTTTCAGACTATGAGCAGTTTATTATAACTTGTGAGCTTCGCTATGGCTTGCATATAATGTGTCAAGGGGAAACTCGCACCGTAAAAGCAAGTAGAAACTTTTTCGAACTTGTTGTTTTTGATGAGTGGATTGAGATGAGCGTGTTTATGAGGAATCTTCCCCGAGAGACTGCTATATACTTTGCACTGTTTGGTGTAAAGCCATCAGCTGAAAACAGGCCACCAGAGGCACCAGCATCTGAACGAGTGCTTTTGGCATGGACTGGGCAGGCACTGTTCAACAGTCGGCGTGAGCTGCTTCAAGGAAGTCTCTTTCTTGGTTTTTGGTCACCAGAAGTAGATGAAAACAGTGGTCCGCCACAAAGCAATGATGCATTTTCCTGTCCGGTGCTTCGTCTGCAGTTCCCAGAATTTGACTGTACTGTAGTGTTTCCAGAAGTGCCACAGGATATCATCACTACTTGCAAGGCAACCACATATGCTCTGGACAGTGTGGTGATTCAAGAGCTGACCGACGTACTTGAAAAAGACCCTCTCACTGTTCCGAGCCCTGAAGAGAAAAGATTATTCTGGGAGCACCGTCATTACATCCTTGAAGTTCCACACCTTCTTCCCAAGGTGCTTCTGTCTGCTCACAGCTGGAGTTGGCCTTTTCTGCCCGATTTGTACTTCCTTCTGACAGAATGGCGTCCTGCTTCTCCTATTAATGCACTAACCTTGTTGCTGCCACTGTTTCCCGACTACGAAGTACGGAAGACAGCAGTCAATTGCATCAAGAATATTGGCAGCGACGAACTCTGTGATCATCTACCACAACTAATCCAGGCATTGCGCTTTGAGACATGGGAAGATGCACCCATCACATGGTTCCTCTTAGAACGTTCTCTGACTAGTGTGCGCGTTGCCCATCAGATGTTCTGGCTGCTTAGGCAAAACCTTGACAATCCACTCACAGTCAAGCGTATGAAGCTTGTGATTCAAACACTCCTAGTCATTGTAGGCAAGTCTTTCAGAGATATTATAGAGAAGCAAGAAGAGCATCTAAATCAGCTTTGCATTATTGCCGAAAGCATAAAAGAAACACGTGAGTCTCTCCGCCTGGACAAGCTTTTGCAAGACATGGCACAGATTCACAGTATGATCGAGGACAGCCCTTCTTGCCTTCCACTAAACCCAGCGATGGAAGTTTGTGGTGTGGACGTCAAGTCTTGCTCTTACTTTACATCCAATACACTTCCTCTCAGGATTGCGTACAAGAGTTCAGAGCAAGGGGCCAAGCCCATTCATGTGATTTACAAGGTTGGAGATGATCTCAGGCAGGACATGTTGACACTTCAGATGATACGGATAATGGACAAGTTCTGGTTGAAGGAAGGCCTGGACCTAAAAATTATAACCTTCAACTGTGTTGCTACTGGCAAGCGTAAGGGCATGGTGGAAATGGTTACTGAAGCAGAAACACTGAGGAGAATCCAAACAGAGCACGGGCTCACTGGTTCATTCAAAGACAGGCCTATCGCCGAGTGGTTGCAACGACACAACACGTCTGAACTGGAATACCAGCAAGCTGTGGAGAACTTTACACTGTCGTGTGCTGGCTACTGTGTAGCCACATACATCCTTGGAATCTGTGATCGCCACAATGACAATATCATGCTGAAAACATCTGGACACATGTTTCACATTGATTTTGGAAAGTTTCTTGGCGACTCTCAAATGTTTGGCAACTTCAGGCGTGACAGAGCACCATTCGTCCTTACCTCAGACATGGTGTATGTTATTAATGGTGGTGAGAAGCCCTCTAAGAAATTCCAAATTTTCATTGACTTGTGCTGTGAAGCATTTAATATAGTTCGCCGTAACAGCAACATTTTCATCACCCTCTTTGAGCTGATGGTCACATCCGGAGTCCCTGGTGTCACTGCAGAGGCTGTCAACTTTGTTCAGAAGTCCTTGTTACTTGGCAGCTCTGAAGGAGAAGCAACTGCACACTTCACCAGACTTATTGAAGAGAGCCTGCGTTCACGGTTTACACAGCTGAACTTCTTCATTCACAACATTGCACAGCTTCGATTCACTGGGGACCACAACGACGGGCTGCTGCTTTCGTTTGTTCCTCGAACTTTCACTAAGGATTCAGATGGCAGGATTGTGTCCCTTACTGTGGTTCGCTACCTGAAGTGCCACGAGCCAGAGAAGCATTACACTTATGTTGTTCGTGTTGGCAGGGAATGCCAGGCAGAGCCTATGCATGTTGTTAGAACCTATCCAGAATTTCTGGAGCTCTACCAAAAGCTAGTCCGAATGTTTCCATTGGCCAAGTTCTATCCCCTGCCCAAGGGATCACTCGTGGGTCGCAGCAACACACGCGAAGTGGCGCAGCGGAGGATGCAGGAGCTGGGCGTGTTCCTTACATCCCTCACCAAGATGGCAGAAGAGGTGTCCCACTGCAGCCTGGTGTACACTTTTTTCCACCCTCTTCTGCGTGACCAAGAAGGTATGGCTGAGGATGAAAATGAGTGCGATAACCTCCGTCAAATCAGCCAGAGGGTCAATCTGTCCAAGGGCATAGTTGGCCGAATAAAGCTCTCCATCGTTTACAAGGCGAATGCGCTGTCAATCATGGTAATGCATGCAGAGAACCTGGCGTGCATGCGAAAGTCCTTGCCAGACTGCTACATTAAGGCATACCTTCACCCGGACCCTGAAAAAGTAACCAAAAGAAAGACGAAAGTGGTGTTCAAAAACAACCACCCAACTTTCATGGAGATGCTAGAGTACAACTACCCACATGCATTTATCGCCGAACGGGTGTTGGAGGTGTCTGCGTGGGACCATGACAGAGTCCAAGAAAATGAATTTCTGGGAGCGGCCATTATAGATCTGTCACGTATGGACTTGACAAGGGAGAGCACACACTGGTACCACCTGAACGCCGTGAGATACAAGTTTCGTTGA
- the LOC119170402 gene encoding phosphatidylinositol 4-phosphate 3-kinase C2 domain-containing subunit alpha-like isoform X2 — protein MHQPGKEGDAKTSIKSIEALFLEDASSRSTTLRHHSLTTSSVVSTQFASQLFPLATAGQLPGRVGSLVGTEMTHSNSAPNFNNLSSSCNPSPIHTASQGSSVVSRTEIERSMFSVLRKKQDNNLIDFGVDAELARKRETLRKAGDSLNDLLDLFDPLRENELVEMATPEDSPPMETPKGKAELVEAPPQIPPKHGGPAQTQPPSLPASRSSTVEKPVFTQSSTSKGLSVELGTLKVVRHEVCQGEEVEEFWAKAKQLRSEFTFYDHHTNAGLVISPTLKNKWGKSLSIKLEITNSFSERPFCFTCDVGTSVEHVISNTVCSLKDDLSDTALESYVLKVKGLAEYFTRDSALKDYEYVHQCCKFMKPVCLTLIEIQDLSKPWVRTSRDDSEFYEVKASSLLPQPSGQVSFDSVSILLETFHKEAKKVQLGASAGCLQPNGAIQAVKAICSTLSRIEILEILHAVEGLKHICSQMPEVNGFHDSYLKAEDSPNPAPTNCDRVAEVVFYSLLQLQSALRTLVEIYCRSFRVDFSLTMANKSQPQCEVRPVTTFHDTFLVNIGSVHQLKPHWVSDYEQFIITCELRYGLHIMCQGETRTVKASRNFFELVVFDEWIEMSVFMRNLPRETAIYFALFGVKPSAENRPPEAPASERVLLAWTGQALFNSRRELLQGSLFLGFWSPEVDENSGPPQSNDAFSCPVLRLQFPEFDCTVVFPEVPQDIITTCKATTYALDSVVIQELTDVLEKDPLTVPSPEEKRLFWEHRHYILEVPHLLPKVLLSAHSWSWPFLPDLYFLLTEWRPASPINALTLLLPLFPDYEVRKTAVNCIKNIGSDELCDHLPQLIQALRFETWEDAPITWFLLERSLTSVRVAHQMFWLLRQNLDNPLTVKRMKLVIQTLLVIVGKSFRDIIEKQEEHLNQLCIIAESIKETRESLRLDKLLQDMAQIHSMIEDSPSCLPLNPAMEVCGVDVKSCSYFTSNTLPLRIAYKSSEQGAKPIHVIYKVGDDLRQDMLTLQMIRIMDKFWLKEGLDLKIITFNCVATGKRKGMVEMVTEAETLRRIQTEHGLTGSFKDRPIAEWLQRHNTSELEYQQAVENFTLSCAGYCVATYILGICDRHNDNIMLKTSGHMFHIDFGKFLGDSQMFGNFRRDRAPFVLTSDMVYVINGGEKPSKKFQIFIDLCCEAFNIVRRNSNIFITLFELMVTSGVPGVTAEAVNFVQKSLLLGSSEGEATAHFTRLIEESLRSRFTQLNFFIHNIAQLRFTGDHNDGLLLSFVPRTFTKDSDGRIVSLTVVRYLKCHEPEKHYTYVVRVGRECQAEPMHVVRTYPEFLELYQKLVRMFPLAKFYPLPKGSLVGRSNTREVAQRRMQELGVFLTSLTKMAEEVSHCSLVYTFFHPLLRDQEGMAEDENECDNLRQISQRVNLSKGIVGRIKLSIVYKANALSIMVMHAENLACMRKSLPDCYIKAYLHPDPEKVTKRKTKVVFKNNHPTFMEMLEYNYPHAFIAERVLEVSAWDHDRVQENEFLGAAIIDLSRMDLTRESTHWYHLNAVRYKFR, from the coding sequence ATGCACCAACCAGGCAAAGAAGGAGATGCAAAAACCAGCATCAAGTCAATAGAAGCCCTTTTTCTTGAGGATGCGAGTTCTAGGAGCACCACACTTCGGCATCATTCGTTGACAACTAGTTCAGTCGTGTCCACACAATTTGCCTCTCAGCTATTCCCACTTGCAACTGCTGGTCAGCTGCCAGGCCGTGTTGGTTCGCTAGTGGGTACAGAGATGACTCACAGTAACTCTGCACCAAACTTCAACAATCTGTCTTCCAGCTGTAACCCCTCACCTATCCACACAGCAAGTCAAGGCTCATCAGTGGTTTCACGGACTGAAATTGAAAGGAGTATGTTCAGTGTGCTTCGAAAGAAACAAGACAACAACCTCATTGACTTCGGTGTAGACGCAGAGCTGGCGAGAAAACGGGAAACACTTAGGAAAGCCGGGGACTCGCTGAATGATCTACTTGACCTGTTTGATCCTCTAAGAGAGAACGAACTTGTTGAAATGGCAACTCCTGAAGATTCGCCGCCAATGGAGACTCCAAAGGGAAAGGCGGAACTGGTTGAGGCACCACCCCAGATCCCTCCCAAACATGGAGGACCTGCACAAACACAGCCGCCATCACTGCCAGCAAGTAGGAGTTCAACTGTTGAAAAGCCAGTTTTCACACAGAGCTCTACAAGCAAAGGGCTAAGCGTGGAACTTGGCACTTTAAAGGTAGTCCGTCATGAAGTGTGTCAAGGGGAAGAGGTCGAAGAATTCTGGGCTAAAGCTAAGCAGCTAAGATCAGAGTTCACATTTTATGATCACCATACCAATGCTGGTCTTGTCATCAGCCCAACATTGAAAAACAAGTGGGGGAAAAGCCTCAGCATAAAGTTGGAAATCACGaacagcttttcggaaaggccTTTCTGCTTTACATGTGATGTAGGAACCAGTGTGGAGCATGTAATTAGCAACACTGTGTGTTCCCTGAAGGATGATTTATCTGACACTGCACTGGAAAGTTACGTACTGAAAGTCAAAGGGCTTGCGGAATACTTTACACGTGACTCTGCATTGAAAGACTATGAATATGTTCACCAATGCTGCAAATTTATGAAGCCAGTTTGCCTGACCCTTATTGAAATCCAAGACCTCAGTAAACCATGGGTACGGACATCAAGAGATGACAGTGAATTTTATGAAGTCAAAGCATCAAGCCTGCTTCCTCAGCCATCAGGACAAGTTTCTTTTGATTCAGTGTCTATATTACTTGAAACCTTCCACAAAGAGGCTAAGAAGGTGCAGCTGGGAGCCTCTGCAGGTTGCTTGCAGCCAAATGGAGCTATTCAAGCCGTAAAGGCCATTTGTTCTACACTTTCAAGGATCGAAATATTGGAAATCCTGCATGCTGTGGAAGGGTTAAAGCACATTTGCAGTCAAATGCCTGAGGTGAACGGGTTTCATGACAGCTATCTCAAGGCAGAAGACTCGCCAAATCCAGCACCCACGAATTGTGACCGTGTTGCAGAAGTTGTGTTCTATTCATTGCTGCAGCTGCAGTCTGCATTGCGTACACTTGTTGAAATCTACTGCCGAAGCTTTCGTGTTGACTTTTCGTTAACTATGGCTAATAAAAGCCAACCACAATGTGAAGTGCGGCCAGTCACAACATTTCATGACACCTTTCTTGTAAACATTGGCAGCGTACATCAGCTGAAACCACACTGGGTTTCAGACTATGAGCAGTTTATTATAACTTGTGAGCTTCGCTATGGCTTGCATATAATGTGTCAAGGGGAAACTCGCACCGTAAAAGCAAGTAGAAACTTTTTCGAACTTGTTGTTTTTGATGAGTGGATTGAGATGAGCGTGTTTATGAGGAATCTTCCCCGAGAGACTGCTATATACTTTGCACTGTTTGGTGTAAAGCCATCAGCTGAAAACAGGCCACCAGAGGCACCAGCATCTGAACGAGTGCTTTTGGCATGGACTGGGCAGGCACTGTTCAACAGTCGGCGTGAGCTGCTTCAAGGAAGTCTCTTTCTTGGTTTTTGGTCACCAGAAGTAGATGAAAACAGTGGTCCGCCACAAAGCAATGATGCATTTTCCTGTCCGGTGCTTCGTCTGCAGTTCCCAGAATTTGACTGTACTGTAGTGTTTCCAGAAGTGCCACAGGATATCATCACTACTTGCAAGGCAACCACATATGCTCTGGACAGTGTGGTGATTCAAGAGCTGACCGACGTACTTGAAAAAGACCCTCTCACTGTTCCGAGCCCTGAAGAGAAAAGATTATTCTGGGAGCACCGTCATTACATCCTTGAAGTTCCACACCTTCTTCCCAAGGTGCTTCTGTCTGCTCACAGCTGGAGTTGGCCTTTTCTGCCCGATTTGTACTTCCTTCTGACAGAATGGCGTCCTGCTTCTCCTATTAATGCACTAACCTTGTTGCTGCCACTGTTTCCCGACTACGAAGTACGGAAGACAGCAGTCAATTGCATCAAGAATATTGGCAGCGACGAACTCTGTGATCATCTACCACAACTAATCCAGGCATTGCGCTTTGAGACATGGGAAGATGCACCCATCACATGGTTCCTCTTAGAACGTTCTCTGACTAGTGTGCGCGTTGCCCATCAGATGTTCTGGCTGCTTAGGCAAAACCTTGACAATCCACTCACAGTCAAGCGTATGAAGCTTGTGATTCAAACACTCCTAGTCATTGTAGGCAAGTCTTTCAGAGATATTATAGAGAAGCAAGAAGAGCATCTAAATCAGCTTTGCATTATTGCCGAAAGCATAAAAGAAACACGTGAGTCTCTCCGCCTGGACAAGCTTTTGCAAGACATGGCACAGATTCACAGTATGATCGAGGACAGCCCTTCTTGCCTTCCACTAAACCCAGCGATGGAAGTTTGTGGTGTGGACGTCAAGTCTTGCTCTTACTTTACATCCAATACACTTCCTCTCAGGATTGCGTACAAGAGTTCAGAGCAAGGGGCCAAGCCCATTCATGTGATTTACAAGGTTGGAGATGATCTCAGGCAGGACATGTTGACACTTCAGATGATACGGATAATGGACAAGTTCTGGTTGAAGGAAGGCCTGGACCTAAAAATTATAACCTTCAACTGTGTTGCTACTGGCAAGCGTAAGGGCATGGTGGAAATGGTTACTGAAGCAGAAACACTGAGGAGAATCCAAACAGAGCACGGGCTCACTGGTTCATTCAAAGACAGGCCTATCGCCGAGTGGTTGCAACGACACAACACGTCTGAACTGGAATACCAGCAAGCTGTGGAGAACTTTACACTGTCGTGTGCTGGCTACTGTGTAGCCACATACATCCTTGGAATCTGTGATCGCCACAATGACAATATCATGCTGAAAACATCTGGACACATGTTTCACATTGATTTTGGAAAGTTTCTTGGCGACTCTCAAATGTTTGGCAACTTCAGGCGTGACAGAGCACCATTCGTCCTTACCTCAGACATGGTGTATGTTATTAATGGTGGTGAGAAGCCCTCTAAGAAATTCCAAATTTTCATTGACTTGTGCTGTGAAGCATTTAATATAGTTCGCCGTAACAGCAACATTTTCATCACCCTCTTTGAGCTGATGGTCACATCCGGAGTCCCTGGTGTCACTGCAGAGGCTGTCAACTTTGTTCAGAAGTCCTTGTTACTTGGCAGCTCTGAAGGAGAAGCAACTGCACACTTCACCAGACTTATTGAAGAGAGCCTGCGTTCACGGTTTACACAGCTGAACTTCTTCATTCACAACATTGCACAGCTTCGATTCACTGGGGACCACAACGACGGGCTGCTGCTTTCGTTTGTTCCTCGAACTTTCACTAAGGATTCAGATGGCAGGATTGTGTCCCTTACTGTGGTTCGCTACCTGAAGTGCCACGAGCCAGAGAAGCATTACACTTATGTTGTTCGTGTTGGCAGGGAATGCCAGGCAGAGCCTATGCATGTTGTTAGAACCTATCCAGAATTTCTGGAGCTCTACCAAAAGCTAGTCCGAATGTTTCCATTGGCCAAGTTCTATCCCCTGCCCAAGGGATCACTCGTGGGTCGCAGCAACACACGCGAAGTGGCGCAGCGGAGGATGCAGGAGCTGGGCGTGTTCCTTACATCCCTCACCAAGATGGCAGAAGAGGTGTCCCACTGCAGCCTGGTGTACACTTTTTTCCACCCTCTTCTGCGTGACCAAGAAGGTATGGCTGAGGATGAAAATGAGTGCGATAACCTCCGTCAAATCAGCCAGAGGGTCAATCTGTCCAAGGGCATAGTTGGCCGAATAAAGCTCTCCATCGTTTACAAGGCGAATGCGCTGTCAATCATGGTAATGCATGCAGAGAACCTGGCGTGCATGCGAAAGTCCTTGCCAGACTGCTACATTAAGGCATACCTTCACCCGGACCCTGAAAAAGTAACCAAAAGAAAGACGAAAGTGGTGTTCAAAAACAACCACCCAACTTTCATGGAGATGCTAGAGTACAACTACCCACATGCATTTATCGCCGAACGGGTGTTGGAGGTGTCTGCGTGGGACCATGACAGAGTCCAAGAAAATGAATTTCTGGGAGCGGCCATTATAGATCTGTCACGTATGGACTTGACAAGGGAGAGCACACACTGGTACCACCTGAACGCCGTGAGATACAAGTTTCGTTGA